From the Synechococcus sp. KORDI-49 genome, the window TAGAGGCTGTGCAATCCACCGATGAAGGTCTCGTAGGTGCGGCTGTGGTCATCGGTGAGTTCCCCGAAGCCGAAATCAACGCTGCCGTCGTGGCGGATGCCGATGAAGGCGCGCTGGCGCGAGGCGGTGCGGTTGCGGCCGCGCCACACCCGCGGACCGAACTTCAGATCACCCAGAGGAACGGTGATCTCCTGCCCGCCGTTGTCAATGTGGCGCTCGTACATCGGCCCGGAGACGTAGGCCAGGGCGGCGATGTCTTCGTACGCGTCCTGCTCCCGGTCCCAGCCCTCCAGCAACCCGAAGCGCACCTCGCGGGGATCGAGATCGAGGGCATAGACCTCGTCATCGGGGATGTAATGAAACGGCTCATCGTCGGCCGGGAGGCCCGGCAGCACGAGGTCGCCCTGCTCGTTGCTCTCCGCCACCCGCTCCGGGGCATTCGGAGCCAGGGCGATCAGGCCGGCGAACACCAGCGGTGGCAGGGCCAGCGCCAGCAGCAGCCAGCGGTTCCGCCACCGGGGTCGGGGGGTCTGGTCTTGGCGGGGAACGCGTGGCTTCACGCGGCGGGCCGTCGACCTTGGTTTTTGGGGAGTGGATCGAACCAAGGAACGATGACGCCGTCGGCCACCAGCCATGTGCGGTAACGGTCGCCGCAGTCATGCCCTCCCGTCAACTCTCCGAAGGCCGGGATCACCAGACGGGAACCGACCTCGTCGTAGGCGAAGCAGGGCAGACGCAGGTGATCGGAGCGGCTGCGCAGCCGACTGGTGGGATGCAGATGACCGCACACATTCAGCTGGTGAGGCTGCGGCGGGGATTCCGGAGCATGGCTCAGCCACAGGGCACCGAGGGCCTGAGACGGCAGTTGCGGCAGGCCTTCCATCCAGCTGTGGCGATCGTGATTGCCGCCGATCAACAGCACCTCGCAACCGCAGAGCTCCGGCAGAGCCCGCAGGTTGTCCCGCAACCTCGGGGTGAGTCCGACCCGGGCATGGATCAGGTCTCCCAGAACGATCAGCTGCTGCGGACGCCACTGATGGCAGAGCTCAAGCAGGGGGTTGAACGTGCCGCCATCGGCATCGCTCGGCAACGGGATTCCCTGCGCCTGAAAGGCCTCCGCCTTGCCCAGATGCAGATCCGCCAGCATCAGCACCCGTCCCTCCGGCCGCCAGAGCGCCCGCTGCGGCAGAAACTGCAGCGACTCCGCTCCCCACTGCCAGAGCTGCGCGCTCATCCGCGCCGGGGTGGCTTGATCTGGCTGTTGTGTAGCCCTGACTGCATCGGGCCGGCACATCCGTGCATCAACCTTGCGTCCCATGAGGAATTAATTGTGGCGCGTTCCGTGCGTCCGAACCAGCTTCCGAGCGAAACCCTTCGCTGGCTCGAGCGACGGCTGCTGTCGCTGGAACGTCAAGAGCGTTACGAATGCGCCTACGCCCTGCGCATGGAAGTGGCCGAATGGCTGCTGGGGGCTGTGGATGCCAACCTGACGGCACCTGCCCCGCTTTGACCCCCCGATGACCCTTGCCCTGCTGATCGCTCTGGCCGGCTCACTGGTGGCGATGACGCTGATCGTGCGTCGTCTGGAACAGCGCTGAACGGCAACCGCTCGATCACCTGATCAGCGTTGACCATCCGCACCACGCCGCTGTCGATGCAGGCGATCTGAAACAGGGACGGCTCAGGGCCACGGGCGCTGCCCACCACATGCAGCACATGGCCCATCCACCAGTCCCCCGGATCCTCGCCTTCCACCACCACCAGATCACCGCAGCGAGCGCGGAGAAACAACGGCCCGTCCATCCCGACCTCGTGCCAGTACGTTCGTTCTAGCGACGGAAAGGCCGGAGCATGGCACGCTTCCAGGTGTCATCCGATCCGGCGGCGATGCGCTGCTCCGCCCTGGCTGCAGCCCTGCTGAGCGCCACCCAGCTGCTGATCATTCCCGCTGTGGCGGCAGCACCGGAGCCGCGCGGCACCCTGCGGGTGGGCATCACCGGATCGCCTCCGTTCGTGCTCAGCGGCCATGGCTCGCGAGGGGGCATCAGCCTGGAGATCTGGCGGCGCGTGGCCGAGCAGAACGACCTCAGCTACGACCTGGTCGAGCAGCCGACCCCGAAGCAGGGACTGAGGGCGATCGAGATGGGAGAGATCGATCTGCTGGTGGGGCCGATCAGCATCACCGCCCGGCGCCTCGCCATGCCTGACGTCGATTTCACACAGCCCTACTTCCTGGGCAAGTCCGGCGTGCTGCTGCCCCTCTCTCCCCCCAGTCTGGTCAGCCGCCTGAGCGTGTTCTTCGGATGGGCGGTGGTGTCGTCGGTACTGGTGCTGCTGGGGGTGCTGCTGGCGGTGGGCAGCCTGATCTGGCTGGCCGAACGGCGCCGCAATGCCGAGCAGTTCCCCCGGGCGCCGCTGGCGGGCATCGGCAGCGGCATGTGGTTCGCGCTGGTAACGCTCACCACGGTGGGCTACGGCGACAAGGCCCCGGTCACCCGCACCGGCCGTGGGCTCACCGCCGCCTGGATGACCATCTCCCTGATCGCCGTGTCCTCGCTCACGGCGAGCCTCGCGTCGGCCTTCACCCTGTTCCTCACCGGCGCCACCGAAACCGCGATCACCGATCCTGCGCAACTGCAATCACGCCGGGTCGCCGTGGTGAGCGGCACCAGCGGCGTGGAACTGGCCCAGAGACGCAACATGCGCGTGGTGTCGGCCGACTCGCTCGCCGGCGCCATCGATCTGATGCTGGAGGACCGGGCGGAGGCCGTGATCTTCGATCGACCGGCCATCCGTTATTACCTCAAGAAGAATCCGGATCTGGCCGTACGACTAGCGCCGTTCACGCTCACCGAGGAGACCTACGGCTTCGCCTTCCGATCCGGTGACCCCCTGCGCAATGCCTTGAACGTCTCGATCCTGCAGCTGCAGCGGCAGGGGCAGGTGGAAGCCATCACCAACGTTCTGCTCAACTGAATCCGCCGGGGGAACGCCGCCTCAGCTGAGGGGCCGGTGACGCCGCAGGGCGTCTTCCACCAGGAAGGCTGCAAGGTTGCCGCAGCTGCGCCCCTCCTCGAGGGCGTGCCGCTTGAGATCGTCCATCACGCCGCGGGGCAGGGTGACGTTGATCCGCTCGGAACAAGCGGCATCGGCGACGGCGGCCGTGCTGGGAGCCGGTTCGGTGGAGGCCAGCCGCTGCTGCAGCTCCTGCACAAGATCCTGAAGAATCGGCACGATTCAGTGAAGATTTATACACAATATAGATGCAATATCGTGCCTAAAACCAGGCTGGCTTGATGTCCGCCTGTGCGCGTATCCTGACCTCGTTTTTCAGGATGCCATGCGCCCACTGCCCCTGAAACTGACGCCCGGCAGCGACCTGCGCCTCAGCCTCGAGGAGCTGGCCCGTGCGCAGCAGCTCAACGGCTTCGTCCTGGGCGTGGTGGGCAACCTCAGCCGTGCCGCCTTTCAGTGCCCGGGCCAGGCACAGCCCACCGTGCTGGAGGGGGATCTCGAAGTGATCACCCTGAACGGCACCCTCAGCCCCGAAGGAGTGCACCTGCATCTCAGCCTCTCCGATGGTGCCTGCCAGGTGTGGGGAGGACATCTCGAACCCGGCACCCTGGTGCAGAAGGGCGTCGACCTTCTGGTGGGAGTTCTCGAGCCGTCCCAGCCGGCCGTCGACGGCAACACAGCCACACCCGTTGCACAGCCGCCCCGCATCGAGATCGCCGTGCTGCCGGGTTGTCCGTGGTGCGCAAGAGCTCTGCGGCTGCTGCGCACCCTGGATCTGCCCCACACCGTGGACACGGTCAACGACGATGCCGCCTTCAGCCGCTGGCAGTCCCGCAGCGGCATGCGCACCTTCCCGCAGGTGTTCATCGATGGTGCACTGCTCGGCGGCTACGACGACCTCGCCTCCCTGCACGGTTCAGGCAAGCTGGAGCAGCTGCGCTGAGCCTCGGCCATGGCCACACCGGAGGAGAGCCCTGAGCCGACGTCGTTCTGGTCCCACAAACCCTGGTGGTGCCAGCCCTGGACGATCCTGATGACCGGGTCCCTGGCGATCGGAGGGTCCTGGTGGTTGCTGCACTGGCTGTGGCTGACCCTGCCCATCGCCCTGCTGGTGCTGATCTGGTGGTGGCTGTTTCTGATCGTGGTGCCCCGCTCCGGCGCCCTGCCACCGACACCACCGGCACCATGAGCGACAGCATCAGGCTGCAGGCCATCGACCAGAGCCTGTTCGACCGCGTCGCGGCCGTGGCACGCGGGAAACCGCGCCTGCGCATGAACCACAATCTCCACCAGGAGAGCGATCTGGTGCAGCGGTTTCTGAACGTGCTGCAACCCGGCACCTACGTGCGCCCGCATCGCCACGTGCGCGAGCAGGCGGGAACGGGCTTCGAGTGCTTTCTGGTGCTTCAGGGGGCGATCGGCCTGCTGATCTTCGATGGCGACGGACAGCTGATCGAACGGCACCGCCTGAGCGCCACCGGACCGCTGCGCGGCATCGAACTGGCGGAGAACCAGTTCCATTCCCTGGTGGCTCTGGAGCCGGACACGGTGATGTTCGAACTCAAGCAGGGCCCTTACCAGCCCACGCAAGACAAGGACTTCCTCAGCGCCTTCCCCGGCGAAGGCAGCGAACAGGCGGAGGATCAGGAACGCAGCTGGCGGCAGCTGTTCGCCACCGGTCACCGGCCCTGAGAGAACCGCTTCAGACCTCGGCGGTCCGCACCGCTTCCCGGAACCGCTGCTTCTCATCCAGCAGCTCCGTCTCCAGCTGCTCGATCAGCCGGCTGACCAGAGACTGGAACTCAGGCTGACATCCCCGGAACGCCGCCTTGTGGCGGATCGGCTCATTGCGCATGCGCAGATCGGTGAGCATGAGCTGGAGGGCGTCGATCCTGGCGTTGGTGTTCATGCCGGGCTGTCGGGTGGGGGGAGGTTATGACGAGGGCTCGCCATCATTGATACCGCTGCACCCACCGGATGCGTCAACGCTTTCTGCTGCCGCTGCTGCTGCTTGCTCTGGCCTGGAGCCAGGAACTGGTCGATCAGATCCTGTTCGCCGGGCAATGGAACCTGCCCATGGGTCCGGGCCTGCCCTGGTGGCGACTGCTCAGCGCCCCGTTCAGCCACTCCGGGTTCGCACACCTGATCTCGAACAGCGCCGTGTTCCTGCCGCTGAGCTGGCTTGTGCTCACCCGGGGGATGCGGGATTACATCGCGATCTGGATCGCCGTGCTGCTCATGGAGGTGCCGGTGGTGCTGCTCTGGCCCACAGCCAGCCATGGTCTTTCCGGCGTGATCTACGGACTGCTCGGGTATCTGCTGCTGATCGGCTGGCTGGAGCGTCGGCTGCTGCCCGTGCTGCTCAGCCTGATCGCCTTCTGGCTCTACGGATCCGCCCTGGTGGCCCTGATTCCGGGAGTTTCCCCCGCCGGTGTCAGCTGGATCGGCCATGCCTCCGGATTCGCAGGAGGACTGCTGGCGGCCCTGGCCGTGCATCGCGACAGCGCAGGGCAGACGTCGTGACACGGTTCAAGGCATGCTGAACGGACGCCGGAGATGACCCCATGCCACCAGCGGTCTGTCTGAACTGCGGCAGTCGGGAGTTCCGCGCTGATCGCGCCCTGGCCGGACGACTGATCTGCAAGCGCTGCGGTTACGCCCTCGGTACCCGACCGAGCGCCAAAGGCCAGCGGCAGAGCGGTCGCCGCCGCTGGGTCCTGATCACTGCTCTGGTCGTGACCGCGCTGCTGGTGGTTCTGCTCTCCAGACTCTGACCCCTCCGCTCAGGAGCGGAGCATCGCCACCACCTCCGAGGTATTGGCAGACAGGGGAGCGCCATCGAGCAGCTCGATCGCCGCGCGCATGGCGGCCTGACGCTCCGGCCCGTAACTGCGCCAGCGGCTGAACACCTTGGCCATACGACTCGCCGTGATCGGGTTGCGGGCATCGACCGCGGCGATCTGCTCGGCCATGAACCGGTAGCCGCTGCCGTCGACGGCATGGAAGGCGCTGATGTTGGCGGTGAAGCCCCCCAGAACGGCTCGCAGGGAATTCGGAGCCAGCGGATCGAACCGGGGATGCAGCAGCAGGTCCCGCACCCGCTCCAGGCTGTCGGAGCGCGGCGTCGAGGCCTCCAGGGAGAACCAGCTGTCGAGAATCACCGGTTTGTCCTGCCAGCGGTCATGGAAGGCCGCCAGCGCCTGGTCGCGCTCAGGGCAGTCAATCGGCCGCAGAGCCCGCAGCGCAGCCCGGGCCAGGGTCATCGATGGACCGCTCACCGCCTTGAGAGCCTGCTCACGGGCTTCCGCATCGCCGGCGGCCGCCAGCCAGCTCCAGGCCACGGCCGTCAGCTGGCGTGCTCCCTGCCCCTCCGGCCAGAGCCGGCTCCAGCCCGGACGGCATCGCTCGAGCAACTGACGCAGGGGCTCGTGCAAGGCGCCGCCGAGATCGGCTCTGAGGCTGTGCATGGCCCGATCGAGGCTCAGCGGATCCGCCGTCGTCTGCAGCGCCTCCAGCTCCGCCAGGCCAGGCAGCGTCAGCAGAACAGCCAGCTCCGCCCCCTCATCCGAGCCGGCCAGGGTCTGCCCCAGAGCTGTTGTGAGGGCGGCCTCCACAGCGGGCTCCGGCGCATCCGCAGCCCGGGCCAGCAGGATCTGACGGAACAGCCGCTGGCCGGCATCCCAGCGGCAGAAGGGATCGTCATCGGCCGCGAACAGCTGCAGCGTCTCCGTCAGCGGCTGATCCATGCGCAGCACCACCGGTGCCGAGAAGCGGCGCAGGATCGAGAGCGCCGGAGGCTGTTCGGCGGGCGGTGCCTTCAGAACCATGGTCCGATCGGCCTCGTCCATCACCACAAGCTGTTCCTCGCCGATGCGACCGTCGGCCGTCACCAGGGCGATGGCGAGCGGCAGCACCAGCGGCTGCTTCTGCGGTTGGCCTGGAGTCGGCTCGGTCCGCTGCTGAAGCTGAAGGGTCAGCTCACCGGTGGTGGCGTTCCAGCTGCGCTCCACGTTCAGCTGGGGGGTGCCGGCCTGGTGGTACCAGCGCCGGAAGCGATCGGGATCAAACCCCAGGGGCCGGCCATCGGAAGCGGCCCCGTCGGTGATGGCCTGCACGAAATCCTCAGTGGTGGCGGCGGTGCCGTCGAAACGCTCCACGTAGGTCGCCATTCCCGCCATGAACCGCTCATGCCCCAGCAGGGTGTGCAGCATGCGGATCAGTTCCGAACCCTTTTCGTAGATGGTCGTCGTGTAGAAGTTGTCGATCGCCTGATACTCCGCCGGCTTCACAGGGTGAGCCGTCGGCCCCGCATCCTCCCGGAACTGGGTGTTGCGCAGCATCGCCACATCCTCGATCCGCTTCACCGCAGAGGAATGCAGATCCGCGGTGAAGCTCTGATCGCGGAAGACGGTCAGTCCTTCCTTGAGCGACAGCTGGAACCAGTCGCGGCAGGTGATGCGATTGCCGGTCCAGTTGTGGAAGTACTCATGGGCGATCACACTTTCAACCCGCTCCAACTCCCCGTCGGTGGCTGTTTCCGCATCGGCCAGCACCAGTTTGGAGTTGAAGATGTTGAGGCTCTTGTTCTCCATCGCGCCCATGTTGAAGTGACGCACGGCGACGATGTTGTACTCGTCGAGGTCGTATTCCAGGCCGTAGATCTGTTCATCCCAGCGCATCGACCGTTTCAGTGACGCCATCGCATGGGCGGTGTAAGGCTCATCGCCGGATTCCACATGCAGGCGCAGCGTCACCTCCCGCCCGGATGCGGTGCGGAGTTGATCGCGCACCTCCGTCAGATCACCAGCCACCAGCGCGAAGAGGTACGACGGCTTCGGGTGCGGGTCATCCCAGATCGCCTCATGGCGGTCCGGTGCCCCCGCCAGCGGCCCGGCCGACACGGCGTTGCCGTTGCTGAGCAGCACCGGGAAGTGCTGTCGCTCGGCTTCCAGTCGCACCCGCCAGCGGCTGAGCACATCGGGGCGGTCCGGATGGAAGCTGATGCGGCGGAAGCCTTCGGCTTCACACTGCGTGGTGAGCATGCCGCCACTGGCGTAAAGACCCTCCAGGGATGTGTTGCTGTAGGGGTCGATCCGACAGCGGGTCTCGAGCGTGAACGGCTGATCCGGCGGAGACAGCAGCGTGAGCATGCCGTCCTGCAGCTGCCAGGCCTGCGCCGACGGAACACTGCCATCGATCGCCAGGTGCTCGAGGGTCAGATCGACACCGTGCAGCACCAGGGGCACCCCGGACTGCAGCGGCGTGAGCTGCAGCCGGCTGGTCACCAGAACGTGATCGGCGTGGATGACGACATCCAGAGCGATCTGTTCCAGCCCGAAGGGCCATGGGGTGTAGTCCGCGAGGCGGACCGGAGCGACGGCTGCCATGGCGTCACCGGGCATTCAGCAGCCCTGATCCTGGCGGACCAGTCACCAGGGCAGAGGGCGGCGGCCGCTGCCGGCGTTGCAACCCACCTGAGATCCCAGCAGCGCACCGAGGGGAACGGCCCAGCTGCGGCCGTCATCCCGCGAGGCGACGTAGCCGAGGCCACCTCCCACGATGCCCCCGATCAGTCGCCCTCTGTTGCAGTCGCGTTCCAGCTGCGTTCGCATCCAGCCATCCCCCGCCGAGCTGTTGTAGGGCGACCGCTCGTAGGGATAGGGGGCCGGTTCATAGGGATAAGAGTGCCCACTCGACCAGTGATGGGCCTGAGCGGGCAGGGCCGTCGTCACCAGCGCTCCGGCGAGCACCAGGACGGAAAACGGAGAGAAGCGGATCATCCGTGATCTCGGAAAAGGACGACGTCAGGTAGTTGGTCTGACGCCCCCCCAGACAACCGCCGGATCCAGATCGTTTGGCAACCGAAACTCCGGCCAACTGCTTCCAGATGCAACTGGCCGGAGCCTGAGGCTCACTTGTCGGAGATCTTCTTGATGGCTTCCTTCACCTTGGCCTGTACATCGGCTGGAATCGCCTTCGGGCAGGCCTGCATGGCGCGCAGGAGCACCTGCTGCTCGGCGGCGGCGAACATTTCCTTCTCCGAAAGGGTCTTGTTGTCGAGCATCGACACCTTGCCGTCATGGCGGCCCTTCAGGGCCTGGGCATAGGTGCTGGCGGAGATGCCGAGCGCCTTCGGAAATTCCACGCCATCGAGCGCAGCCATGCAGAAGAAGGACGTGCCCATGGCCTGATAGATGGCGATGTCCTGCTTGGTGGCGGGAGCGGCAACAGCACCGGCCACAGCGCCGAACAGCTCACCTGTGGCGAGCAGGGCCGGCACCGCCAATGCTCCCAGGAGTTTGTGGCGAAGTTTCAACGGACTGACACCGATTGATCCTCGGTATTTTTACGTAGATCAACCCTCCAGGCGTCCGGAGTGGTCCGGTCAGTTCTCCTGGATCGGCGGCGGCGCCTCGGAGAGACGGATTTCGTGGTGGTGCTCGACGATCGACAGCTCCCCGTTCTCCCAGCTGTAGATCGCCCGGTAGCGGTAGCGGTCCTGATCCACAAGCCGGATGTGTTCCAGGATGTCCCACTGCTGGTAGTGGGATTCGAGGATCGTCTCGTGCTCATCCACCTGCCGCAGGCGGGTGCGCACGGGGTCGCCGTTCAGATAGCCCCGGCTGCGCTGGAGCTGATGGCCCCAGAGGGTCGCCTCCATCACGCCGCTGCGCTCGTACCAGGGCTTGCGCGCGAAGAACTCGTCGGAGTGCTGATCCTCGGCGTCCGACCACCAGCTGAAGCGGTAACGGCTCTCACCGGCCGTCGGCTCGGCGAAGGTCTCCATCTTCAGGTTCATGTCCAGATGCAGCACCTGGTCATCGCTGAACATGTACTGACGTCGCGAACGCCAGACGCCCAGATTGCGGGTGAACCAGCGGCGCAGATTGCTGTCCACGGAGACCGATGGTGATCCGTCAGCGCGCGACGGCACCGTCAATGGAACACGGTTTTGCCCGGAAAAAAGCGACATGAGCCGCGGATACGGCGAAGCGGACTGTTCATGAACGTCTTAGCCCGGATGGAGTCCCCGTCAAAAACCCATAAGGTGAGCATTCGTTTTCCGCGTCGGATGCCTTGTGAAGGGTGACGGTCCCAAAGGTCGTCAGCAGCTTCAGCTGCTGCTGGTGGCTGCCCGTCATCACCTGTCCGGCCAGGACCTCCGTTCTCTGGTGCAGTACCTGGAGCGGGAGGACGTCGGATTCGAGGTGACCCTCCAGCTCGCGGATCCGTCCCAGCAGCCGGAGCTGCTGGAGCTGCACCGGCTCGTGGTCACCCCCGCTCTGATCAAGCTGTCGCCCTCCCCCAAGCAGGTGTTCGCCGGCAGCAACATCCACCAGCAGCTGAAGGGGTGGGTGCCGCGCTGGCAGCAGGACGGCGTCGTCAGCGGACTAGGGCTCAGCCTGCGGCCGACCGAACTCGACGGCAGCCGCACCCAGAAGGAGCTGCAGCTGGAGGATCAGCTGCTGGTGCTGCGTCAGGAGAACGAGACCCTGATCGACCGCATCCACGCCCAGGAGAGATTGCTGCGCATGGTGGCCCACGAGCTGCGCACACCCCTCACCGCAGCGACCCTGGCCCTGCAGAGCCAGAGGCTCGGGCAGATCGACATGGATCGCTTCCAGGATGTGATCACCCGCCGTCTCGAGGAGATGGAGGCGCTCTCGAAGGATCTGCTGGAGGTGGGAACCACCCGCTGGGAGGCCCTGTTCAACCCTCAGCGGCTCGATCTGGCGAGCGTGTCAGCGGAGGTGATCCTGGAACTGGAGAAGCTCTGGCTCGGACGCAACGTCGAGATCCGCACCGACATACCGATCGACCTGCCGAAGGTCTTCGCCGATCAGCGACGCATGCGTCAGGTGCTGCTCAACCTGCTGGAGAACGCCCTGAAATACACAGGCAATGGCGGGCACATCACCCTGACCATGCTGCACCGCACCAGTCAGTGGGTGGAGGTGAGTGTCTGCGACAGCGGGCCGGGCATCCCCCCCGAAGAGCAGCAGCGGATCTTTCTGGACCGGGTCCGTCTGCCGCAGACATCGCATCGCACCACCGGATTCGGCGTCGGGCTGTCGGTCTGCCGCCGCATCGTGGAAGTGCACGGCGGCCGCATCTGGGTGGTGTCGGAACCCGATGAGGGGGCCTGCTTCACCTTCACCGTGCCGATCTGGCAGGGCCAGGGACAGGAATGGGGTCAGGCTGTCTTGACGGAGGGTCAGCCCGACCCGTAGTTTTGCTTGGTGACCGGGAGCACAGACAGCTCATCGCTCACGGCCTCGCCCCCATCGTCTAGAGGCCTAGGACACCTCCCTTTCACGGAGGCGACAGGGGTTCGAATCCCCTTGGGGGTATGTCAAATCAACGCGGCTGAATGTCGTCAGTCGCCGCTCCAGCGCCGTCTGGCTTCCTGTTCGACCGCATGCAGATTGCTCGACAGGTCGTCGCGCAGCCGCTCTTCGATCAGCCCGATCGGCATGCCGAGGCATCCCTGCACCGTCAGCTCATAAAGAAGTGAGGACCCCTCGGGCAGATCTCGCATCTGCCAGGACCCTTCAAACCGCCGGAAATCGCCTTTCACCATCCGGAACCGCAGCAGGCCGTCCGGCAGCACTTCCTGCAGTTCCAGCAGCACCTGAGCGGAGAAGCGCAGACCGAGAAGCTGCTGACTGCCCACCTGAAGCACCCGCACCGTCTGGCCGTCCCGCAGCACCAGCTCGCTGGTGCTGAGATTGGGAATGAAGCGGTCGAGATGGTCGTAGTCCGTGAGGACCTCCCAGAGAACCGAGACCGGTATCGCTGTTCTCAGCTGCACCGCCAGACGCCTGACGCCCTGCGGAAGGCGCTCCATCGTCTGCTCGATGACAACACCCTCGTCGGCAGCGGCTTCACGGAGCCCACGTCCAAAAATTGACTGAGCTGGAACCAACGCCTGAAAGGTCTCCGATGAGAAAGAGAATGGTCTGATCTTAAGGAGATCCCACGGATCACATCGCGATCTGTGTCAACGGTCAACCTCCGCTTGCGCGGATGAAGACCACACCTATAGTCGCGCAACCGAAATTGAGATCTCATGCGGGTGCCTGTCGCCACGGCCGGTGGAACCACGTCTCCTCTGTTCACGGTTGTTGCCAGCGGCATCAAGGCCGGATCAGGGGCCTCCGTGATTCGCACCTACCAGGTGGCGATGAGTGGACTCAACAACCTGTACAAGCGCCTGAGCGCCTCTGGAGCCAGAATCATCAGCGTGTCACCCGCCAGCGAGGACTCTCCCTCCGCTCCGGTGGCAGCCTCCAGCGCCCCCGAACCGCAAGCCGTGACAACTGCTCCCGCCCCCAAGAAAAAGCCCCACGCCAACGTTCCGGTCAACACCTACAAACCGAAGACACCCTTCATGGGGACGGTGACCGAGAACTACTCGCTGGTGAAGGACGGCGGTATCGGTCGGGTCCAGCACATCACCTTCGATCTCTCCGGCGGCGAACCCCAGCTCGAGTACATCGAAGGGCAGAGCATCGGGATCATTCCGGAAGGCAACGACGCCAACGGCAAGCCCCACAAACTGCGCCTGTATTCGATCGCCAGCACCCGCCACGGCGACAACTACCAGGACAACACCGTCTCCCTGTGCGTGCGTCAGCTTGAGTACAAGAACGAGGCAGGAGAACAGATCTACGGCGTCTGCTCCACCTATCTCTGCGACATCGAGCCCGGCTCCAAGGTGAAGATCACCGGTCCGGTGGGCAAGGAGATGCTGCTGCCCGACGACGAAGACGCCAACATCATCATGCTGGCGACCGGCACGGGCATCGCTCCGATGCGCACCTACATCCGCCGCATGTTCGAACCCCGCGAGCGCGATGCGAACGGCTGGACCTTCCGAGGCAAAGCCTGGCTGTTCATGGGCGCACCCAAGACCGGCAACCTCCTCTATGACGAGGATTTCCAGCACTACGAGAAGGAATTCCCCGAGAACTTCCGCTACACCAAGGCGATCAGCCGCGAACAGCAGAACACCAAGGGCGGCCGGATGTACATCCAGGACCGCGTGCTGGAGCATGCCGAGGAGATCTTCTCGATGATTGAAAACCCCAAGACCCACGT encodes:
- a CDS encoding glycine zipper 2TM domain-containing protein, whose protein sequence is MIRFSPFSVLVLAGALVTTALPAQAHHWSSGHSYPYEPAPYPYERSPYNSSAGDGWMRTQLERDCNRGRLIGGIVGGGLGYVASRDDGRSWAVPLGALLGSQVGCNAGSGRRPLPW
- a CDS encoding cAMP phosphodiesterase; translation: MPALLATGELFGAVAGAVAAPATKQDIAIYQAMGTSFFCMAALDGVEFPKALGISASTYAQALKGRHDGKVSMLDNKTLSEKEMFAAAEQQVLLRAMQACPKAIPADVQAKVKEAIKKISDK
- a CDS encoding histidine kinase, which encodes MKGDGPKGRQQLQLLLVAARHHLSGQDLRSLVQYLEREDVGFEVTLQLADPSQQPELLELHRLVVTPALIKLSPSPKQVFAGSNIHQQLKGWVPRWQQDGVVSGLGLSLRPTELDGSRTQKELQLEDQLLVLRQENETLIDRIHAQERLLRMVAHELRTPLTAATLALQSQRLGQIDMDRFQDVITRRLEEMEALSKDLLEVGTTRWEALFNPQRLDLASVSAEVILELEKLWLGRNVEIRTDIPIDLPKVFADQRRMRQVLLNLLENALKYTGNGGHITLTMLHRTSQWVEVSVCDSGPGIPPEEQQRIFLDRVRLPQTSHRTTGFGVGLSVCRRIVEVHGGRIWVVSEPDEGACFTFTVPIWQGQGQEWGQAVLTEGQPDP
- a CDS encoding SRPBCC family protein codes for the protein MERLPQGVRRLAVQLRTAIPVSVLWEVLTDYDHLDRFIPNLSTSELVLRDGQTVRVLQVGSQQLLGLRFSAQVLLELQEVLPDGLLRFRMVKGDFRRFEGSWQMRDLPEGSSLLYELTVQGCLGMPIGLIEERLRDDLSSNLHAVEQEARRRWSGD
- a CDS encoding FAD-binding oxidoreductase, translated to MRVPVATAGGTTSPLFTVVASGIKAGSGASVIRTYQVAMSGLNNLYKRLSASGARIISVSPASEDSPSAPVAASSAPEPQAVTTAPAPKKKPHANVPVNTYKPKTPFMGTVTENYSLVKDGGIGRVQHITFDLSGGEPQLEYIEGQSIGIIPEGNDANGKPHKLRLYSIASTRHGDNYQDNTVSLCVRQLEYKNEAGEQIYGVCSTYLCDIEPGSKVKITGPVGKEMLLPDDEDANIIMLATGTGIAPMRTYIRRMFEPRERDANGWTFRGKAWLFMGAPKTGNLLYDEDFQHYEKEFPENFRYTKAISREQQNTKGGRMYIQDRVLEHAEEIFSMIENPKTHVYMCGLRGMEPGIDEAMTAAAAAKGLDWSELRPQLKKADRWHVETY